A window from Candidatus Nitrospira neomarina encodes these proteins:
- a CDS encoding DUF4412 domain-containing protein, with protein sequence MVKVLGLVGGLVLGIQTTVCAGVVFHVETTFPNRTAVPSRIDAMTVDGKKLKMTINEAGTTQSTVIYRGDLEEILLINHGDHTWRAMDKATMVSLGQQINPAMEKMQEMLKNMPPERRAMMEKMFAGQGINPAMLGGKVEMQVKKTGERQTINGYPCVKYETWRGNEKVAEHCVSDWKQVPGSQEARGVFQDMAAFSQEVWQGAFKGGGGPASFFESLGKIEGYPVFTRIFSNGTIVTESRLTGVEEKSVAAKEFDPPNGYVKKDFLPKNLSTPMGQ encoded by the coding sequence ATGGTGAAGGTTCTGGGTCTTGTGGGCGGGTTGGTGCTGGGTATTCAGACCACGGTCTGTGCAGGCGTGGTTTTTCATGTCGAGACCACCTTTCCCAATCGGACAGCGGTCCCTTCCAGAATCGACGCGATGACGGTTGACGGGAAGAAACTGAAAATGACGATCAATGAGGCGGGAACCACGCAATCTACAGTTATTTATCGAGGCGATCTGGAGGAAATTCTGCTGATCAATCATGGAGATCACACCTGGCGTGCGATGGACAAGGCCACGATGGTCAGTCTTGGCCAACAGATCAACCCGGCCATGGAAAAGATGCAGGAAATGTTGAAGAATATGCCACCGGAACGACGAGCCATGATGGAAAAGATGTTTGCCGGGCAGGGGATTAATCCTGCCATGTTGGGCGGGAAGGTCGAGATGCAGGTCAAAAAAACGGGCGAAAGGCAGACCATCAATGGCTATCCGTGTGTGAAATATGAAACCTGGCGGGGAAACGAAAAAGTTGCAGAACATTGCGTGAGTGATTGGAAGCAGGTTCCCGGCAGCCAGGAAGCCCGAGGCGTGTTTCAAGATATGGCTGCCTTTTCTCAGGAGGTCTGGCAAGGAGCATTCAAAGGTGGTGGAGGTCCAGCGTCGTTTTTTGAATCCCTAGGGAAGATTGAAGGCTACCCGGTGTTCACGAGAATTTTCTCCAATGGGACCATTGTCACAGAAAGCCGGTTGACCGGAGTAGAGGAGAAGTCGGTCGCCGCGAAGGAATTTGACCCTCCCAACGGTTATGTCAAAAAAGATTTCTTGCCGAAAAATCTTTCTACTCCCATGGGGCAATAG
- a CDS encoding DEAD/DEAH box helicase, translating into MKHDASNSPTAPTMKGFSPGFAALGLEAALLTTLEALGYEEPTPIQREAIPPLLAGNDLLGRAATGTGKTAAFTLPLLQRLAHSPKQPHPSALILVPTRELAIQVCEAVQRYGKQQAIAILAVYGGQAIRPQLIALKRGVDIVVATPGRALDHIRRKTLHLKDLQIVVLDEADEMLNMGFAEDLDAILKQTPTTRQTALFSATMPPRIASIARHHLRNPIEIQIIKEPVKAGMTPRVHQTAYLVARPHKVAALARILDMSSPKSALVFCRTRLEVDELTSMLNGRGYRGEGLHGGMNQAQRDRVMQSFRAGKTELLVATDVAARGLDIPHVSHVVNYDVPSSPEAYVHRIGRTGRAGRAGEAITLVESRERWLLQNIERVTKCKVEMGTLPTGADLQAKRLGQIGVSIQEILKANDFEQFRAVVNTLTEKFDPADVAAAALQLAYGSKTGNRVEEDIPTIRDRAPDTSQTSRRPRRGPSDLPDSGRVLRGGGGGRPAGRRERHRQSTSMATLHVNAGRMAGVRTGDLVGAIANEAGINSNVIGPIKVSDQFSLVKVPEEHVHGIIKALGRTRIKGQKVTIRLYKE; encoded by the coding sequence ATGAAACACGATGCCTCCAACTCACCCACGGCTCCAACGATGAAGGGCTTTTCACCCGGCTTTGCCGCTCTTGGCCTTGAAGCGGCGCTGCTGACCACGCTCGAGGCATTAGGATATGAAGAGCCCACCCCCATCCAACGCGAAGCCATTCCACCGCTATTGGCCGGAAACGACCTTCTGGGGCGTGCCGCAACCGGAACTGGAAAAACCGCTGCCTTCACGCTTCCCTTGCTCCAGCGTCTTGCCCATTCGCCCAAGCAGCCACATCCTTCCGCCCTTATTCTCGTGCCCACCCGCGAATTGGCCATACAAGTTTGTGAGGCTGTCCAGCGTTATGGGAAGCAACAGGCCATCGCCATCCTCGCGGTTTATGGAGGTCAAGCCATCCGACCACAGCTCATCGCGTTGAAACGCGGGGTTGATATCGTTGTGGCGACGCCAGGCCGGGCACTGGACCATATCCGGCGCAAAACCCTTCATCTCAAAGACCTTCAGATCGTGGTCCTGGATGAAGCTGATGAGATGCTGAATATGGGGTTCGCGGAAGATCTGGATGCCATTCTGAAACAAACGCCGACGACCAGGCAGACCGCACTATTTTCAGCAACCATGCCTCCACGCATTGCATCCATCGCACGACATCATCTACGCAACCCCATCGAGATTCAGATCATCAAGGAACCCGTAAAGGCCGGGATGACTCCTCGGGTGCACCAGACGGCCTATCTTGTGGCCAGGCCACATAAAGTGGCAGCCCTTGCCAGAATCCTGGATATGTCCAGTCCAAAGTCCGCCCTGGTATTTTGCCGAACACGCTTGGAAGTCGATGAGCTGACCTCCATGCTCAACGGCCGCGGATACCGGGGAGAAGGCCTGCATGGCGGGATGAACCAGGCTCAACGGGATCGGGTGATGCAATCGTTTCGTGCCGGGAAAACCGAGCTGCTTGTTGCAACGGACGTGGCGGCCCGCGGTCTGGATATTCCTCACGTATCACACGTCGTGAATTATGATGTCCCGTCCTCTCCCGAAGCCTACGTCCATCGTATCGGACGAACCGGACGCGCCGGACGGGCTGGTGAAGCTATCACCCTTGTGGAATCCCGAGAACGCTGGCTGCTGCAAAATATCGAGCGCGTGACCAAATGCAAAGTCGAGATGGGCACCCTCCCGACGGGGGCCGACCTTCAAGCCAAGCGCCTTGGACAGATTGGCGTTTCTATTCAAGAAATTCTCAAGGCCAACGACTTTGAGCAGTTCCGAGCCGTCGTCAACACCCTCACCGAAAAATTTGACCCTGCGGATGTCGCCGCAGCCGCCCTTCAATTGGCCTATGGGTCAAAAACAGGTAATCGGGTGGAAGAGGATATTCCTACAATACGGGACCGGGCACCTGACACATCCCAGACGTCCAGACGGCCAAGGCGAGGGCCATCGGATCTCCCAGACTCTGGGAGGGTTCTCAGAGGAGGTGGAGGGGGTAGGCCCGCGGGCAGGCGGGAACGTCACCGTCAATCCACAAGCATGGCAACCTTACATGTGAACGCCGGTCGAATGGCAGGGGTCCGCACAGGAGATCTGGTCGGTGCCATCGCCAACGAGGCCGGAATTAATTCCAATGTCATTGGCCCCATTAAAGTTTCCGATCAATTCTCTCTGGTCAAAGTGCCGGAAGAGCATGTCCATGGCATTATCAAGGCTCTGGGCCGGACACGAATTAAAGGGCAAAAAGTCACCATCCGCCTCTATAAGGAATAA
- a CDS encoding SIR2 family NAD-dependent protein deacylase: MPSGLTILDVRDRITKARSVTVLTGAGISADSGVPTFRGPEGLWKNYRPEELASPEAFARDPKLVWEWYNWRRELVATKHPNAAHETIVELERRIEHFWLITQNVDGLHALAGSQRLSEIHGNIWKVRCTQCNRISPNRDLPLVYPPICTDCSGLLRPHIVWFGESLDQEDMSRSYQALQTCDILLIIGTSGVVYPAASFASIAKDGGALVVELNLDPTPNSSVVDVAFQGRAKDLVPLLHGVT, from the coding sequence ATGCCTAGTGGTCTGACGATTCTTGATGTGCGTGACCGTATTACCAAAGCCCGGTCGGTCACGGTCCTTACCGGTGCGGGAATTTCCGCGGATAGCGGCGTGCCGACGTTTCGCGGACCTGAAGGCTTGTGGAAAAATTACCGGCCGGAAGAACTGGCATCGCCCGAAGCCTTTGCCCGTGACCCGAAACTTGTTTGGGAGTGGTATAACTGGCGCCGTGAATTGGTCGCAACCAAACACCCAAACGCGGCACACGAAACCATCGTTGAACTGGAACGAAGGATTGAACACTTTTGGCTCATCACGCAGAACGTCGATGGACTTCATGCCCTGGCCGGCTCGCAACGTCTTTCCGAAATCCATGGCAACATCTGGAAAGTGCGTTGTACGCAATGCAACCGGATTTCGCCGAACCGCGATTTGCCTTTGGTCTATCCACCCATCTGCACGGACTGTTCGGGGTTATTACGCCCTCATATCGTGTGGTTTGGAGAATCATTGGATCAGGAAGATATGAGCCGCAGTTATCAGGCATTGCAAACTTGTGATATTCTTCTCATTATTGGGACGTCAGGCGTGGTTTACCCGGCTGCATCTTTTGCTTCGATTGCCAAAGACGGTGGCGCATTAGTGGTCGAGCTGAATTTGGACCCGACGCCAAATTCCTCCGTTGTGGACGTGGCCTTTCAAGGCCGTGCGAAAGACCTGGTGCCGCTGTTGCACGGAGTCACCTAA
- the thiS gene encoding sulfur carrier protein ThiS: protein MQLTINGKPETLEVSTVLDVLKTKDIDPQLVAVELNTQMVDQEQLGTTSIKDGDKLEFLFFMGGGV, encoded by the coding sequence ATGCAATTGACGATCAATGGGAAACCTGAAACCCTGGAGGTTTCGACGGTGCTGGACGTTTTGAAAACCAAAGATATTGACCCGCAACTCGTTGCGGTAGAACTGAATACGCAGATGGTTGATCAGGAGCAACTAGGAACCACCTCCATTAAAGATGGCGATAAACTGGAGTTTTTGTTTTTCATGGGCGGTGGCGTGTGA
- the cysK gene encoding cysteine synthase A translates to MSAAFLRNITDGIGHTPLVRLNRLSPPGGAIIYGKAEFYNPGGSVKDRICLNMIDEAEQKGLLKPGGTIVEPTSGNTGIGLALVSAVRGYKLILVMPEGMSLERASLLSSYGAQLVLTPAREGMRGSIKEAESILDQNPEYFMPNQFSNPANPAMHRKTTALEIWEALDGKVDAFVAAVGTGGTITGCGELFKEKNPSVKVIALEPAGSPVLSGGEPGPHRIQGIGAGFVPKVLNRSLIDEIMTVTDEEAYQTTKQLARKEGLLVGISAGANVFAAQKVAESLGPNKNVVTILCDTGERYLSIEKYFNI, encoded by the coding sequence GTGAGTGCCGCATTTCTTCGGAATATTACGGATGGCATCGGGCATACTCCGTTAGTACGATTAAACCGGCTTTCCCCTCCAGGCGGGGCCATCATTTATGGGAAGGCGGAGTTTTACAATCCGGGCGGCAGCGTGAAAGACCGCATCTGCCTGAATATGATTGATGAGGCAGAGCAGAAGGGACTACTCAAGCCGGGCGGCACCATCGTGGAACCCACCAGCGGCAATACCGGCATCGGGTTAGCTTTGGTGTCTGCGGTTCGGGGGTATAAACTTATTCTCGTCATGCCGGAAGGGATGAGCCTGGAACGGGCCAGTCTGCTCTCCTCGTATGGTGCGCAATTGGTGTTGACTCCCGCTCGGGAAGGAATGCGCGGATCAATTAAAGAAGCAGAGAGTATTTTGGACCAAAATCCCGAATACTTCATGCCGAACCAGTTTTCTAATCCGGCCAATCCAGCCATGCATCGAAAGACCACGGCGTTGGAAATCTGGGAAGCCTTGGATGGAAAGGTGGATGCATTCGTGGCGGCAGTGGGCACCGGCGGAACGATTACCGGCTGTGGAGAACTGTTTAAAGAAAAAAATCCCTCGGTCAAGGTGATTGCGCTAGAACCAGCCGGCTCTCCCGTTTTATCCGGAGGAGAACCCGGGCCACACCGAATCCAAGGGATCGGCGCAGGCTTCGTCCCCAAGGTGCTGAATCGCTCACTCATTGATGAAATTATGACTGTGACTGATGAAGAGGCCTACCAAACTACGAAGCAACTTGCCAGGAAGGAAGGGCTCCTGGTGGGAATTTCTGCTGGAGCCAATGTATTTGCCGCTCAAAAAGTCGCGGAATCCTTAGGGCCGAATAAAAATGTGGTGACCATTCTCTGCGATACAGGTGAACGATATCTGAGTATCGAGAAATATTTCAATATTTAG
- a CDS encoding HesA/MoeB/ThiF family protein: MSFTEDQITRYSRHILLPEMGGKGQKKLSQAKVFIVGAGGLGSPVAYYLAAAGIGTIGLIDSDVVDLSNLQRQILHHTPDVGRSKVLSAKEKILALNPDVQVNMHEERLTSRNARDLISQYDIVIDGVDNFPAKFLINDACYMENKPLVHGGILRFEGRVFTIIPNQSACYRCIFKNPPPAGVVPTCQEAGIIGVVAGIIGTIQATEAMKLILNIGTPLTNRILDFDARTTAFREIRVKRNPSCALCGPNPSLTELIDYEQEACQLQPSATTLTNG, translated from the coding sequence ATGAGTTTCACAGAAGATCAGATTACCCGTTATAGCCGACACATTTTACTACCCGAAATGGGCGGCAAGGGTCAGAAAAAGTTATCGCAGGCCAAAGTCTTTATCGTTGGAGCTGGAGGTCTAGGAAGCCCTGTCGCCTATTACCTTGCCGCAGCCGGCATTGGCACTATTGGATTGATTGATAGTGATGTGGTGGATCTTTCCAACCTTCAACGACAAATTCTTCATCATACTCCGGATGTAGGACGGTCCAAGGTGCTTTCGGCCAAAGAAAAAATTCTGGCGTTAAACCCTGATGTCCAGGTCAACATGCATGAAGAACGATTGACGTCTCGCAATGCTCGAGACCTGATCAGCCAATACGATATCGTTATCGATGGCGTCGACAACTTCCCGGCAAAATTTTTGATCAATGACGCCTGTTATATGGAGAATAAGCCCCTCGTCCATGGCGGAATCCTCCGGTTTGAAGGACGGGTCTTCACTATTATTCCCAATCAATCCGCCTGCTACCGTTGTATTTTCAAAAATCCTCCGCCCGCCGGCGTGGTTCCTACCTGCCAGGAGGCCGGAATCATTGGAGTCGTTGCGGGAATTATCGGGACCATTCAGGCCACAGAGGCCATGAAACTCATCCTCAACATTGGAACGCCATTGACGAACCGCATCCTGGATTTTGACGCACGCACCACCGCGTTTCGAGAAATTCGCGTCAAACGGAATCCTTCCTGTGCACTTTGCGGCCCAAATCCTTCGTTGACGGAGCTCATCGACTATGAACAAGAGGCGTGCCAACTTCAACCATCGGCTACAACGCTAACCAACGGATAA
- the thrC gene encoding threonine synthase, with product MKKMQALVCRECGKEYPTQDIHVCELCFGPLEVKYDYAAIKQVMTRDKIASGPHSLWRYVDLLPVEGTNFIGLHAGFTPLVHAKNLGAFLGLDNLYIKNDCVNHPTLSFKDRVVAIALTRARELGFETVACASTGNLANSVSAHAASAGMKCYVFIPGDLEAAKVLGNLIYRPNVVEIEGNYDDVNRLCSEIAGERHWAFVNINIRPYYAEGSKTLAFETVEQLGWRAPDQVVVPMASGSLLTKIWKGLKEFEKLGLVDSVKTKVNGAQAEGCSPIATAFRENRDFFKPVKPHTIAKSLAIGNPADGYYALKTAAESQGAMEAVTDDEIVESIKLLAQTEGIFAETAGGVTIGVLRKLVKQGRIQKNDVTVAYITGNGLKTQEAVVDSVGRPFRIPPSLSHFIKTFAIEESA from the coding sequence ATGAAAAAAATGCAAGCTCTGGTGTGTCGGGAGTGCGGGAAAGAATATCCTACCCAGGATATTCATGTATGCGAATTATGCTTTGGACCACTGGAAGTCAAATACGATTATGCCGCCATCAAACAGGTCATGACGCGTGACAAGATTGCATCCGGTCCTCACAGCCTTTGGCGATATGTGGATCTCCTCCCCGTGGAAGGCACGAATTTCATCGGTCTTCATGCCGGATTTACTCCGCTGGTTCACGCCAAAAACCTTGGAGCATTCCTCGGACTGGACAACCTGTACATTAAAAATGATTGCGTCAATCATCCAACGCTGTCGTTTAAAGATCGCGTGGTGGCCATTGCCTTAACTCGAGCCAGAGAACTGGGATTTGAAACAGTCGCCTGTGCCTCAACCGGCAATCTGGCAAATTCCGTGTCGGCCCATGCAGCCTCCGCAGGGATGAAATGCTATGTGTTTATTCCCGGTGACCTGGAAGCCGCGAAGGTGCTGGGGAATTTGATTTATCGTCCCAATGTCGTGGAAATTGAAGGAAACTATGATGATGTCAATCGACTTTGCAGCGAAATCGCGGGAGAACGTCACTGGGCATTCGTCAACATCAACATCCGCCCCTATTATGCTGAAGGCTCAAAAACCTTGGCTTTTGAAACAGTCGAGCAATTAGGGTGGCGGGCTCCGGATCAGGTCGTGGTGCCCATGGCTTCGGGCTCCTTGCTCACGAAAATTTGGAAAGGGCTCAAAGAATTTGAGAAGTTGGGCCTCGTGGATTCGGTGAAGACCAAGGTAAACGGGGCGCAAGCAGAGGGCTGCTCCCCCATTGCCACGGCATTTCGTGAGAATCGGGATTTTTTTAAACCGGTGAAGCCACACACTATTGCCAAATCACTGGCCATCGGCAATCCGGCGGATGGATATTATGCCTTAAAAACCGCCGCGGAAAGTCAGGGGGCCATGGAGGCCGTCACCGATGATGAAATAGTGGAGAGCATTAAACTTCTGGCTCAAACCGAAGGGATTTTTGCTGAAACCGCCGGGGGGGTCACCATCGGCGTCCTTCGCAAATTGGTAAAACAAGGGCGCATTCAAAAAAATGATGTGACTGTGGCCTACATTACCGGTAACGGACTGAAAACCCAGGAAGCGGTCGTCGATTCCGTTGGACGCCCATTTCGCATCCCACCCAGTCTCAGTCACTTTATTAAGACTTTTGCCATAGAGGAGTCAGCATGA
- a CDS encoding ubiquitin-like small modifier protein 1: MIKVRIPTPLRPMTGGKSEVEIAGNTVSEIIDNLGSAHPGIKERVYDEQGEVRRFINIYVNEEDIRFLTGKDTPLKDGDEVSIIPAIAGGS; this comes from the coding sequence ATGATTAAGGTCAGAATTCCCACTCCCTTGCGCCCCATGACCGGAGGAAAAAGCGAGGTGGAAATAGCAGGGAACACGGTGTCGGAAATTATTGACAACCTGGGGTCTGCCCATCCCGGCATTAAGGAACGAGTCTATGATGAACAGGGAGAGGTACGACGGTTCATCAATATCTACGTCAACGAGGAAGATATTCGGTTTTTGACCGGCAAGGACACCCCACTGAAAGACGGAGATGAAGTCTCCATCATCCCCGCAATCGCAGGAGGTTCATGA
- a CDS encoding NIL domain-containing protein has product MMAKLRFHIRYPEDKIPSPILYEIGQEYQVVPSIRRADVRETTGWMDVEFSGETDEIDRAIQGLRQKGCMVDPIELNVVE; this is encoded by the coding sequence ATGATGGCCAAACTACGCTTTCACATTCGCTATCCCGAAGATAAAATTCCTTCTCCCATCCTGTATGAAATCGGACAGGAATACCAGGTGGTGCCCAGTATTCGACGTGCCGATGTCCGTGAGACGACCGGATGGATGGATGTGGAATTTTCTGGAGAAACGGATGAAATTGACCGGGCTATTCAGGGTCTTCGTCAAAAAGGCTGCATGGTAGATCCAATTGAACTGAACGTCGTTGAATAA
- the moeB gene encoding molybdopterin-synthase adenylyltransferase MoeB — MEFTESQIQRYSRQIILSEVGGKGQKKLQDAKILVIGAGGLGSPAALYLAAAGIGTLGLTDGDVVDLSNLQRQILHTTDRIGVSKVESGRTLLSALNPETTLKLYPEHVSATNILSLIEAYDIILDGSDNFSTRFLVNDACFFAKRTLISGSIFRFEGQLATIKPHEGFPCYRCLYPEPPPAGLVPNCQEAGVLGVLAGTIGVLQANEAIKEVLGLGESLAKHLLLYDALDMTFRKVGRPKSPDCPLCGPHPTITKLVEQEVSCSI; from the coding sequence ATGGAATTTACTGAATCTCAAATCCAGCGTTACAGCCGTCAGATCATTCTGTCGGAAGTGGGTGGCAAAGGACAGAAAAAGTTACAGGATGCCAAAATCCTGGTGATTGGAGCAGGAGGGCTTGGTTCTCCGGCAGCTCTGTATCTGGCTGCGGCCGGAATAGGAACCTTAGGTCTGACTGATGGCGATGTCGTAGACTTATCCAATCTGCAACGGCAAATTTTGCATACAACCGACCGGATAGGTGTTTCAAAGGTTGAATCCGGCAGAACATTATTGTCAGCCCTCAATCCTGAAACCACACTCAAGCTGTATCCCGAACACGTAAGCGCCACCAATATCCTCTCCTTAATTGAAGCCTATGACATCATATTGGACGGATCAGACAATTTTTCCACACGTTTTCTCGTCAATGATGCCTGTTTTTTTGCGAAAAGGACACTGATTTCAGGAAGCATTTTTCGCTTTGAAGGACAATTAGCCACCATCAAGCCTCATGAAGGATTTCCCTGTTATCGCTGTTTATATCCAGAGCCTCCCCCCGCCGGCCTTGTGCCAAATTGTCAAGAAGCCGGGGTGTTAGGCGTGTTAGCCGGGACCATTGGAGTTTTGCAGGCCAATGAAGCTATTAAAGAAGTCCTTGGTCTTGGAGAAAGTTTGGCCAAACATCTTCTTCTCTACGATGCCCTGGATATGACATTCAGAAAGGTTGGTCGCCCAAAATCTCCAGACTGTCCTCTTTGTGGACCTCATCCCACAATCACCAAACTTGTGGAACAGGAAGTCTCCTGTAGCATATAG
- a CDS encoding M67 family metallopeptidase produces the protein MLAIPSSIINNMILHARELAPHECCGILSGTENTIAEDYRITNILAELSEQDLTRFDGAKLSDLQRLSPEERADIAFQMDAREMAMAQRDIRSKNLNLLGFYHSHTFSPARPSQTDITIAMEFESYRAKLHLPEPFHLIISLEHTDQPVVRAYKIQESKATEVPIHTLP, from the coding sequence ATGCTTGCCATTCCGTCCAGCATCATCAACAATATGATTCTTCATGCCCGGGAGCTAGCTCCCCATGAATGTTGCGGCATTCTCTCAGGAACAGAAAATACCATCGCCGAGGACTATCGCATTACCAATATTCTGGCTGAGTTATCAGAACAGGATCTGACACGCTTTGACGGAGCCAAATTGTCCGACCTGCAACGCTTATCGCCGGAGGAGCGAGCGGATATCGCCTTTCAGATGGATGCCAGGGAAATGGCCATGGCTCAGCGGGACATTCGTTCAAAAAATCTTAATCTGTTAGGTTTTTACCATTCCCACACCTTTAGTCCGGCTAGGCCATCTCAAACGGATATTACTATTGCCATGGAATTTGAAAGCTACCGAGCCAAACTCCACCTCCCGGAACCGTTTCACTTGATTATTTCCCTAGAGCATACGGATCAACCCGTAGTCCGGGCCTATAAAATCCAGGAATCCAAAGCCACAGAAGTTCCCATCCATACCTTGCCCTAA